One part of the Neoarius graeffei isolate fNeoGra1 chromosome 2, fNeoGra1.pri, whole genome shotgun sequence genome encodes these proteins:
- the LOC132878489 gene encoding stonustoxin subunit beta-like gives MFTLFSLFFSFILDFCYLTLDPNTAHRHLILSEKNRAVRVSGRKQRYSDHPERFDYWNQVLCKESVCGRCYWEVEWSDDGGVDISVSYKDISRKGQGKECEFGSNNQSWTLRCFSSSLSFCHNNIKTDLRVPSPSRIGVYVDHSAGTLSFYSVSDTMKLLHRVHTTFTQTLYAGFGPCWFLGSVRLCDPE, from the coding sequence atgttcacattgttcagtttgtttttctcttttattttagatttctgttatctgactctggatcccaacacggcacatcgtcacctcattctgtctgagaagaacagagcggtgagagtCAGTGGGAGGaagcagcgttactctgatcatccagagagatttgattactggaatcaggtgttgtgtaaggagagtgtgtgtggacgctgttactgggaggtggagtggagcgatGATGGTGGTGTggacatatcagtctcatataaagacatcagcaggaaaggacaGGGTAAAGAGTGTGAGTTTGGAtccaacaatcagtcctggactCTGCggtgtttttcttcttctctctctttctgtcacaacaacattaagactgatctcagagttccatcaccctccagaataggagtgtatgtggatcacagtgcaggaactctgtccttctacagcgtctctgacacgatgaagctcctccacagagtccacaccacattcactcagactctatacgctgggtttgggCCCTGCTGGTTTCTTGGTtctgtgagattgtgtgatccagaataa